One genomic window of Sodaliphilus pleomorphus includes the following:
- a CDS encoding alpha-L-fucosidase gives MRKTLFALTAALTLTTTAWAQTATGGSYAPSEAIKQAQQEFQDSKFGIFIHWGIYSMLGDGEWVMNNKKLNYEEYTHLAGGFCPSKFDARAWVRAFKDAGARYVTFTSRHHDGFSMFKTATSPYNVVDGTPFKRDVVAELAQACHSEGLGLHLYYSHLDWHRTDYPLGRTGRKLGRPTQGQDYDSYLKFMKQQLTELLTGYGKIDCIWFDGWWDHDSDASPFDWRLPEQYALIHKLQPGCLVANNHHQSPFAGEDIQIFERDVPGENKAGLSGQAVSLLPLETCQTMNESWGYDIADSNYKSADELIQLLASTAGRNANLLLNIGPRPDGELPQESLDRLKAIGQWLRVNGESIYGTRGGMVSPRHWGVTTQRGDTLYVHILDWADTALPLPIGNRKVKSATLLAGGAAVKTSAIPGGVVVLLPQVPTGPDTVVKLVLK, from the coding sequence ATGAGAAAAACATTATTTGCCCTCACAGCAGCACTCACCCTCACGACCACAGCCTGGGCCCAGACGGCAACGGGCGGCTCCTATGCACCCAGCGAGGCCATCAAGCAGGCCCAGCAGGAGTTCCAAGACAGCAAGTTTGGCATTTTCATCCACTGGGGCATCTACTCGATGCTGGGCGACGGCGAGTGGGTGATGAACAACAAGAAACTCAACTACGAGGAATACACCCACCTTGCCGGCGGTTTCTGCCCGAGCAAGTTCGACGCCAGAGCCTGGGTGCGGGCGTTCAAAGACGCTGGTGCGCGCTACGTCACCTTCACCTCGCGCCACCACGACGGGTTCTCCATGTTCAAGACAGCCACATCGCCCTACAATGTGGTCGACGGCACCCCCTTCAAGCGCGATGTAGTGGCCGAGCTGGCCCAGGCCTGCCACAGCGAGGGGCTGGGCCTGCACCTGTACTACAGCCACCTCGACTGGCACCGCACCGACTACCCCCTGGGTCGCACCGGGCGCAAGCTGGGCCGCCCCACACAGGGCCAGGACTACGACAGCTACCTGAAATTTATGAAGCAGCAGCTCACCGAGCTGCTCACAGGCTACGGCAAGATCGACTGTATATGGTTTGACGGCTGGTGGGACCACGACAGCGACGCCTCGCCCTTCGACTGGCGGCTGCCCGAGCAGTATGCCCTCATCCACAAGCTGCAACCAGGCTGCCTGGTGGCCAACAACCACCACCAGTCGCCCTTTGCCGGCGAAGACATCCAAATCTTTGAGCGCGACGTGCCCGGCGAGAACAAGGCAGGGCTCTCGGGCCAGGCGGTGAGCCTGCTGCCCCTTGAAACCTGCCAAACGATGAACGAATCGTGGGGCTACGACATCGCCGACAGCAACTACAAGAGCGCCGACGAGCTGATACAGCTGCTCGCGAGCACGGCAGGCCGCAATGCCAACTTGCTGCTCAACATAGGGCCCCGGCCCGACGGAGAGCTGCCGCAAGAGAGCCTCGACCGCCTCAAGGCCATAGGCCAGTGGCTACGCGTCAACGGCGAGAGCATCTATGGCACCCGCGGCGGCATGGTGAGCCCGCGCCACTGGGGCGTGACCACGCAACGCGGCGACACCCTGTATGTGCACATCCTCGACTGGGCCGACACGGCGCTGCCCCTGCCCATAGGCAACCGCAAGGTGAAAAGCGCCACGCTGCTTGCCGGCGGCGCCGCGGTGAAGACCAGTGCAATCCCGGGGGGCGTGGTGGTGCTGCTGCCACAAGTGCCCACAGGCCCCGACACCGTAGTAAAGCTGGTGCTCAAGTGA
- a CDS encoding NAD(P)H-hydrate dehydratase, translating to MKIFTTDGIRRIDEATIEAENISSLDLMERAASAVAYEVISRWRPSKRLVIFAGPGNNGGDALAAARMLSEQGYRSEVYLFNIKSSHLSPCCSTNKDRLQDCPNVEFNEVVDTFNPPELGPDDVVLDGLFGSGLRSPLKGGYSALVQYINDSGAYTVSIDVPSGLFGEWNMGTDHRNIIKAKLTLAFQFKRLSFFFAENAQFVGEVKVLDLDMDERAIAQVPTDFYLIERDDVKAALRPHNPFINKYDNGTVFLVAGSYGMMGAAVLAARGATRAGAGLVTVHAPRCGFVPLSTAVPEVLFEADRNEIFTTNIDLYHKYSVVALGPGMGTSDETVDAVDTFLKSYRQPCILDADALNCIAKRPILLRSIPKGSILTPHEAEFDRLFDLHRTDEERLKKAIDVSKLYEVTIVLKGHYTMTVRPDGKVYINSSGNAGMATAGSGDCLTGVIAAFIAQGYAPDWGVVLAVYVHGLAGDIAVEEQGTHGLIAPDIANSVGRAIHSLVKRPE from the coding sequence ATGAAAATTTTTACTACCGATGGTATAAGAAGAATAGACGAAGCGACAATCGAAGCCGAAAACATCTCGTCACTCGACCTCATGGAGCGTGCCGCCTCGGCGGTGGCCTACGAGGTCATCTCGCGTTGGCGCCCCTCAAAGCGCCTGGTGATATTTGCCGGGCCCGGCAACAACGGCGGCGATGCGCTGGCTGCGGCGCGCATGCTCTCGGAGCAGGGCTACCGGTCGGAGGTGTACTTGTTCAACATCAAGTCGTCGCACCTGTCGCCTTGCTGCTCGACCAACAAGGACCGCCTGCAGGACTGTCCCAACGTGGAATTCAACGAGGTGGTCGACACCTTCAACCCTCCCGAGCTGGGTCCCGACGACGTTGTGCTCGACGGCCTCTTCGGCTCGGGGCTGCGCAGCCCGCTCAAGGGCGGCTACTCGGCTCTGGTGCAATACATCAACGACTCGGGCGCCTATACCGTCTCGATCGACGTGCCCTCGGGCCTGTTTGGAGAGTGGAACATGGGCACCGACCACCGCAACATCATCAAGGCCAAGCTCACGCTGGCCTTCCAGTTCAAGCGCCTCTCGTTCTTCTTTGCCGAGAACGCCCAGTTTGTGGGCGAGGTGAAGGTGCTCGACCTCGACATGGACGAGCGCGCCATCGCCCAGGTGCCCACCGACTTCTATCTCATCGAGCGCGACGACGTGAAGGCTGCCTTGCGCCCTCACAACCCGTTTATCAACAAGTATGACAACGGCACGGTCTTTCTCGTGGCCGGCAGCTACGGCATGATGGGAGCCGCTGTGCTCGCCGCCCGCGGTGCCACTCGCGCCGGTGCGGGCCTGGTCACTGTGCACGCCCCACGCTGCGGCTTTGTGCCCCTGTCGACAGCCGTGCCCGAGGTGCTCTTCGAGGCCGACCGCAACGAGATCTTCACCACCAACATCGACCTTTACCACAAGTACAGCGTGGTGGCTCTGGGGCCGGGCATGGGTACGAGCGACGAGACTGTCGACGCCGTCGACACCTTCTTGAAGAGCTACCGCCAGCCCTGCATTCTCGATGCCGACGCTCTCAACTGCATTGCCAAGCGCCCCATCTTGCTGCGCAGCATTCCCAAGGGGTCGATACTCACGCCGCACGAGGCCGAGTTTGACCGCCTCTTCGACCTGCATCGCACCGACGAGGAGCGCCTCAAGAAAGCCATCGACGTCTCTAAGCTCTACGAGGTCACCATCGTGCTCAAGGGCCACTACACCATGACGGTGCGCCCCGATGGCAAGGTCTACATCAACAGCAGCGGCAACGCCGGCATGGCCACCGCTGGCAGCGGCGACTGCCTCACAGGCGTGATTGCCGCCTTTATCGCCCAGGGCTATGCTCCCGACTGGGGCGTGGTGCTGGCCGTGTATGTGCACGGCCTGGCAGGCGACATCGCTGTCGAGGAGCAGGGCACCCACGGCCTCATCGCCCCCGATATTGCCAACAGCGTGGGCCGTGCAATACACAGCCTTGTCAAGCGCCCCGAGTGA
- a CDS encoding adenylate kinase: MLNIVMFGAPGSGKGTQSEVLIKTYGLFHISTGDVLRDNIKRGTELGKTAKGFIDKGQLIPDNLMVDILASVVDDHRDEAKNGVIFDGFPRTIAQAEALEKMLDERGTSVSAVIGLDVPEEILIGRLLNRGKESGRSDDNLETINDRLKVYHSSTAPLKDYYEKKGLLHMVKGTGGATVVFERVRKIVDSL, encoded by the coding sequence ATGCTAAACATTGTCATGTTCGGAGCTCCGGGTTCGGGCAAAGGAACCCAAAGCGAGGTTTTAATCAAGACCTATGGACTGTTTCACATTTCGACGGGCGACGTGCTGCGCGACAACATCAAGCGCGGCACCGAGCTTGGCAAGACTGCCAAGGGATTTATCGACAAGGGCCAGCTCATCCCCGACAATCTCATGGTCGACATTTTGGCCTCGGTGGTCGACGACCATCGCGACGAGGCCAAGAACGGTGTGATTTTTGACGGTTTCCCCCGCACCATAGCACAGGCCGAGGCCCTCGAGAAGATGCTCGACGAGCGCGGCACGAGCGTGAGTGCCGTCATAGGCCTCGACGTGCCCGAGGAGATACTCATAGGGCGCCTGCTCAACCGCGGCAAGGAAAGCGGCCGCAGCGACGACAACTTGGAGACCATCAACGACCGCCTCAAGGTGTATCACAGCAGCACAGCACCGCTCAAGGACTACTACGAGAAGAAGGGGCTGCTGCACATGGTGAAGGGCACCGGCGGCGCAACAGTGGTATTTGAGCGCGTGCGCAAGATTGTCGACAGCCTGTAG
- a CDS encoding ATP-dependent helicase, with amino-acid sequence MYTQPLFNDLNERQLEAVKTTEGRLRIVAGAGSGKTRVIAHRYAYLVNVLGIDPAGILCMTFTNKAAQEMKSRIATLVHRGNVNDYVCTIHGFCVRFLRQEIFRLGWPANFQIIDEQDAKVLAKHVMQELGLDRTKATVRKFLAAIGLAKGQQRQHYVGRYMLPGSKDVEGSDEFSRYLKVQLKHFVLDYDDLVYFTLYIFDHFETVRRHWQQEINYVQVDEVQDCDRDEWDVINAVSGGYNNLCIVGDPDQAIYEWRGARPSLFVNFKSDRDIFLTENYRSTPNILDVANSIIAHNRDRLPKELFTRCPAGALVLYHHFKGETQESEWIVRQIKKNVAGGEAQNSDFAILYRASYLSRSIEQELIKQKVKYVVWGGIRFFERREIKDALAYLSLVARNDDLSFMRVVNLPSRKFGPASMQHLARLALDEDRPLYDTLAAHRGEATFGHCKLDGFVRAIEQARQAMASGKSIGDIFELLMRTTGLKDLLRKDEDEDRLENLDELAASIAYYEDEHRNDELPVTIERYLQDIALYTNADYRKDGTAVRLMTIHQAKGLEFPCVIVVGMTEGIFPSHRALRERKRAAEEEERRLMYVAVTRAQRVLVLTESEGYDNAVQGEKYPSRFIGEIDERLLTVKGNPDPQLFAASRALAARLADDLEMATRADEAGIHLGDVVAHPVFGQGVVVEQRPGGSLVVKFAVGNRMLMPAVLTKCE; translated from the coding sequence ATGTACACTCAACCACTTTTCAACGACTTGAACGAGCGCCAGCTCGAGGCAGTGAAGACCACCGAGGGGCGGCTGCGCATCGTGGCCGGCGCCGGCTCGGGCAAGACCCGCGTCATCGCCCACCGCTATGCCTACCTGGTGAACGTGCTGGGTATCGATCCGGCCGGCATCTTGTGCATGACCTTCACCAACAAGGCCGCCCAGGAAATGAAGAGCCGCATCGCCACGCTCGTGCACCGCGGCAACGTGAACGACTATGTGTGCACGATACACGGCTTCTGCGTGCGCTTCCTGCGCCAGGAGATCTTCAGACTGGGCTGGCCTGCCAATTTCCAAATCATCGACGAGCAAGACGCCAAGGTGCTGGCCAAGCACGTGATGCAGGAGCTGGGGCTCGACCGCACCAAGGCCACCGTGCGCAAGTTTCTCGCTGCCATAGGTCTGGCCAAGGGGCAGCAGCGGCAGCACTACGTGGGGCGCTACATGCTGCCTGGCTCCAAGGATGTGGAGGGCAGCGACGAGTTTTCGCGCTATCTCAAGGTGCAACTCAAGCATTTTGTGCTCGACTACGACGACCTCGTCTATTTCACGCTCTACATTTTCGACCACTTCGAGACTGTGCGCCGGCACTGGCAGCAGGAAATCAACTATGTGCAGGTCGACGAGGTGCAGGACTGCGACCGCGACGAGTGGGATGTGATCAATGCCGTGAGCGGCGGCTACAACAACTTGTGCATCGTGGGCGACCCCGACCAGGCCATCTATGAGTGGCGCGGCGCCAGGCCCAGCCTCTTTGTCAACTTCAAGAGCGACCGCGACATCTTCCTGACCGAGAACTACCGCTCCACGCCCAACATTCTCGACGTGGCCAATTCGATCATTGCCCACAACCGCGACCGCCTGCCCAAGGAGCTGTTCACCCGCTGCCCTGCCGGTGCGCTGGTGCTCTACCACCACTTCAAGGGCGAGACGCAGGAGAGCGAGTGGATAGTGAGGCAAATCAAGAAAAACGTGGCTGGCGGCGAGGCCCAGAACAGCGACTTTGCCATCTTGTACCGGGCCAGCTACCTCTCGCGCTCGATCGAGCAGGAGCTCATCAAGCAGAAGGTGAAATATGTGGTGTGGGGCGGCATACGCTTCTTTGAGCGCCGCGAGATAAAAGATGCCCTGGCCTACTTGAGCCTCGTGGCACGCAACGACGACCTGTCGTTTATGCGGGTGGTGAACCTGCCCAGCCGCAAGTTTGGCCCCGCCTCGATGCAGCACCTGGCCCGATTGGCCCTCGACGAGGACCGACCGCTCTACGACACGCTGGCCGCTCACCGCGGCGAGGCGACATTCGGGCACTGCAAGCTCGACGGCTTTGTGCGAGCCATCGAGCAGGCGCGCCAGGCCATGGCCAGCGGCAAGAGCATAGGCGACATCTTCGAGTTGCTCATGCGCACTACTGGACTCAAGGACTTGCTGCGCAAGGACGAGGACGAGGATCGCCTCGAGAATCTCGACGAGCTGGCTGCCAGCATTGCCTACTATGAAGACGAGCATCGCAACGACGAGCTCCCCGTCACCATCGAGCGCTACCTGCAAGACATCGCGCTCTACACCAATGCCGACTATCGCAAGGACGGCACCGCCGTGCGGCTCATGACCATACACCAGGCCAAGGGGCTGGAGTTTCCCTGTGTGATCGTTGTGGGCATGACCGAGGGCATCTTCCCCAGCCACCGCGCCCTGCGCGAGCGCAAGCGTGCTGCCGAGGAGGAGGAGCGCCGGCTCATGTATGTGGCAGTGACGCGTGCCCAGCGTGTGCTGGTGCTCACCGAGAGCGAGGGCTACGACAATGCCGTGCAGGGCGAGAAGTACCCGTCGCGTTTCATCGGCGAGATCGACGAGCGCTTGCTCACGGTCAAGGGCAACCCCGACCCACAGCTCTTTGCCGCCTCAAGGGCACTGGCGGCCCGCCTGGCCGACGACCTGGAGATGGCCACCCGTGCCGACGAGGCAGGCATCCATCTGGGCGATGTGGTGGCCCACCCGGTCTTTGGGCAGGGCGTGGTCGTCGAGCAGCGGCCTGGCGGGTCGCTGGTGGTGAAGTTTGCCGTGGGCAACCGCATGCTCATGCCGGCGGTGCTCACCAAGTGCGAGTGA
- a CDS encoding C40 family peptidase, translating to MKNIQSILGRCLLVTLMIVTCATGAQAQRLNRHKKSHRGTVAEQIAKASIKNNPAEQVRELLAYAFTFKGTPYVYGAMSPSGFDCSGFTSYVFKKFGIRLNRSSRGQVNDGRRVSREDIKPGDLVFFNGRAGRGGVGHVGIVTESYGDGTFRFIHAACSRGVSESKSTEAYYRSRYVGACRVIE from the coding sequence ATGAAGAATATTCAGTCGATATTAGGACGCTGCTTGCTGGTTACCCTCATGATAGTTACCTGTGCTACAGGTGCTCAAGCCCAGCGTCTCAACCGCCACAAGAAATCTCATCGCGGCACAGTAGCCGAGCAGATCGCCAAAGCCTCGATCAAAAACAACCCTGCCGAGCAGGTGCGAGAGCTCCTGGCCTATGCCTTCACCTTCAAGGGCACACCCTATGTGTATGGTGCGATGAGCCCCAGCGGCTTCGACTGCTCAGGTTTCACGAGCTATGTGTTCAAGAAATTCGGCATTCGCCTCAACCGCTCGTCGCGCGGGCAGGTGAATGACGGGCGCCGCGTTTCGCGCGAGGACATCAAGCCGGGCGACCTGGTGTTTTTCAACGGCCGGGCAGGTCGCGGCGGCGTGGGCCATGTGGGCATCGTGACCGAGAGCTACGGCGACGGCACGTTCCGCTTCATTCACGCAGCCTGCAGCCGCGGGGTGAGCGAGAGCAAGTCGACCGAGGCCTATTACCGCTCGCGTTATGTGGGCGCCTGCCGGGTGATAGAGTAG
- a CDS encoding calcineurin-like phosphoesterase C-terminal domain-containing protein, which translates to MANKILNRWLPMLALACMSLQAAAFNVSGHITCEGAGVAGVAVSDGVVVTTTDASGYYSFTSDKKNGYVFYTVPRGYEPAYANGFNPQFWQQFKSTNTATAETHDFALTRSDNDKYIMIFGADSHLAKRNGDRTMYNNGWIAALKREKNAAKQSGTKIYSTILGDLTWDLYWYANKYNLVDFMADQATYGYPIPLFPVMGNHDNDGAVKPLTDNTDLLASKPWRTFVCPNYYSFNLGRVHYIVLDDIFYTNSGTASGTGMAGGRGYLDQVTDEELSWLVKDLQLVTDKSTPIIVMFHIPQFRLNSSFATYGAGRNYAALAACFNDFKTVHFMSGHTHYNYTAHPSYRNITEHNIAAICATWWWTGRLQNTNYAYNYCQDGSPAGYSYWTVDGDSLQWKYKSIASNGDAQMRIYDMNAVKNFMATEATAKALVKAYPGTVPTFGTYSDNAVLTNVFAYDTDWRVEVHEGVQYTLAANRLAAYDPLHVLAYDYYRYKSAGSITTTFATSTNYHMFLSQAHTSYLPITVKVTDSFGQVYYKTIQRPQSYVVTMDASQAPYDLGDVNGDGVVNVTDVTALINKILGNSPTGFNSIVADLNGDGAINVSDVTLLINKILGTAQ; encoded by the coding sequence ATGGCAAATAAAATTTTGAACCGATGGCTCCCGATGCTGGCCTTGGCCTGCATGAGCCTTCAAGCGGCAGCTTTCAACGTGAGCGGCCACATCACCTGCGAGGGCGCGGGCGTGGCGGGCGTGGCCGTGAGCGACGGCGTGGTCGTGACCACCACCGATGCCAGCGGCTACTACAGCTTCACGAGCGACAAAAAAAACGGCTATGTGTTCTACACCGTGCCGCGCGGCTATGAGCCAGCCTACGCCAACGGCTTCAACCCGCAATTCTGGCAACAGTTCAAGAGCACCAACACGGCCACGGCCGAGACCCACGACTTCGCGCTCACCCGCAGCGACAACGACAAGTATATCATGATATTTGGCGCCGACAGCCACCTGGCCAAGCGCAACGGCGACCGCACGATGTACAACAACGGCTGGATTGCCGCCTTGAAACGGGAGAAAAATGCCGCCAAGCAGAGCGGCACCAAGATATACTCCACCATTCTGGGCGACCTCACCTGGGACCTCTACTGGTATGCCAACAAGTACAACCTGGTCGACTTCATGGCCGACCAGGCGACCTACGGCTACCCGATACCGCTGTTCCCGGTCATGGGCAACCACGACAACGACGGCGCCGTGAAGCCGCTCACCGACAACACCGACCTGCTGGCCTCCAAGCCGTGGCGCACCTTCGTGTGTCCCAACTACTACTCCTTCAACCTGGGCCGGGTGCACTACATCGTGCTCGACGACATTTTCTACACCAACTCGGGCACGGCAAGCGGCACTGGCATGGCCGGCGGCCGTGGCTATCTCGACCAGGTGACCGACGAGGAGCTGAGCTGGCTCGTCAAGGACCTGCAGCTGGTGACCGACAAGTCGACGCCCATCATCGTGATGTTTCACATCCCGCAATTCCGCCTCAACAGCTCCTTTGCCACCTATGGCGCCGGCCGGAATTATGCCGCGCTGGCCGCCTGCTTCAACGACTTCAAGACGGTGCACTTCATGAGCGGCCACACCCACTACAACTACACTGCCCACCCGTCCTACCGCAACATCACCGAGCACAACATCGCAGCGATATGCGCCACCTGGTGGTGGACCGGCCGCCTGCAAAACACCAACTATGCCTACAACTACTGCCAGGACGGCAGCCCGGCCGGCTACAGCTACTGGACGGTCGACGGCGACTCGCTGCAGTGGAAATACAAGTCGATAGCCAGCAACGGCGATGCCCAGATGCGCATCTACGACATGAATGCCGTGAAAAACTTCATGGCCACCGAGGCCACGGCCAAGGCGCTGGTCAAGGCCTATCCCGGCACAGTGCCCACCTTCGGCACCTACAGCGACAACGCGGTGCTCACCAACGTGTTTGCCTACGACACCGACTGGCGCGTCGAGGTGCACGAGGGCGTGCAGTACACCCTGGCCGCCAACCGCCTGGCCGCCTACGACCCACTGCACGTGCTGGCCTATGACTACTACCGCTACAAGAGTGCCGGGTCAATCACCACCACCTTTGCCACAAGCACCAACTATCACATGTTTCTCTCACAGGCCCACACCAGCTACCTGCCCATCACCGTGAAAGTGACCGACTCGTTTGGCCAGGTGTACTACAAGACCATACAACGCCCGCAGAGCTATGTGGTGACCATGGACGCGAGCCAGGCCCCCTACGACCTGGGCGACGTGAACGGCGACGGCGTGGTGAACGTGACCGACGTCACAGCCCTCATCAACAAGATACTGGGCAACTCGCCCACCGGCTTCAACAGCATCGTGGCCGACCTGAACGGCGACGGCGCCATCAACGTGAGCGACGTGACCCTGCTCATCAACAAGATACTGGGTACGGCACAATAA
- a CDS encoding DUF4491 family protein: MEFLLQHHLFGLVTGLCTFLIIGMFHPLVIKGEYYFGVKIWRVFLVAGILLGAGALLVSNLLVASLLGVAAFSSFWAILETFQQQERVHKGWFPRNPRRRYPWDDAATGDQEPH; the protein is encoded by the coding sequence ATGGAATTTCTATTGCAACATCACCTGTTTGGGCTCGTGACCGGCTTGTGCACGTTTCTCATCATAGGCATGTTTCACCCCCTTGTCATCAAGGGCGAGTACTACTTTGGCGTCAAGATATGGCGCGTGTTTCTTGTGGCCGGCATCCTGCTCGGCGCCGGTGCCCTGCTGGTGAGCAACCTGCTGGTTGCCTCGCTGCTCGGCGTGGCAGCCTTCTCCAGCTTCTGGGCCATACTGGAAACCTTCCAGCAGCAGGAGCGCGTGCACAAGGGCTGGTTCCCGCGCAACCCGCGGCGCCGCTACCCCTGGGACGACGCCGCCACCGGCGACCAAGAGCCCCACTGA
- a CDS encoding calcineurin-like phosphoesterase C-terminal domain-containing protein — protein MNATTSRLCLLLAAALAALASQAHNITGRVTCGGHGIAGVAVSDGITVTTTDAGGYYSMTSGKMNGYVFVTVPRGYEPACRDGFDPQFWQLLNHPDSTVAEVHDFALNRVDNDNYTLIVGADTHLARRLGDRKAYKRGFIARLKQEKKQAQARGERIYSILLGDLTWDAFWYSNNYNLASFMADQRDMGYPMPLFPVIGNHDNDGAVPQGEGTDLLASKPWRTIVCPNYYSFDLGRVHYVVLDDIYYKNDDLPGRRRTGIAGARNYEALVTDYQLKWLRQDLALVDKSTPVIVCQHIPAWHFDHNRQPVATIKNIDALAACFKGFKRVHVLTGHTHVNRNVHPAAFKTDTTSMWEHNIAAVCATWWWTGQLSGREMCTDGSPAGYSKWTIAGDSLQWQYASIQDESNPQCSLWDMNQVNRFMHSDSDVLAMKALSAKVPNWDNWEPNTVLVNVYACDDDWSIEATEDGRPLPVTPVRSAAPGHFLAYALPYFKKHHKVPGDNMGLPTFHIFKVQAATPDHEVSITVRDSFGRVYRRTLARPAAFKL, from the coding sequence ATGAATGCTACAACTTCACGATTGTGCCTGCTGCTTGCTGCGGCACTTGCCGCCCTCGCCAGCCAGGCGCACAACATCACAGGCCGCGTGACCTGCGGCGGTCATGGAATAGCCGGCGTGGCCGTGAGCGACGGCATCACAGTCACCACCACCGATGCCGGCGGCTACTACAGCATGACCAGCGGCAAAATGAACGGCTACGTCTTTGTCACGGTGCCGCGCGGCTACGAGCCTGCATGCCGCGACGGCTTTGACCCGCAATTCTGGCAACTGCTCAACCACCCCGACAGCACAGTGGCCGAGGTGCACGACTTTGCCCTCAACCGCGTCGACAACGACAACTACACCCTCATCGTGGGCGCCGACACCCACCTGGCACGGCGCTTGGGCGACCGCAAGGCCTACAAGCGCGGCTTCATCGCCAGGCTCAAGCAAGAGAAGAAACAGGCCCAGGCACGCGGCGAGCGCATCTACTCGATACTGCTGGGCGACCTCACCTGGGACGCCTTCTGGTACAGCAACAACTACAACCTGGCCTCTTTCATGGCCGACCAGCGCGACATGGGCTATCCCATGCCCCTGTTTCCCGTGATAGGCAACCACGACAACGACGGGGCCGTGCCTCAGGGCGAGGGCACCGACCTGCTGGCCTCCAAGCCGTGGCGCACCATCGTGTGCCCCAACTACTACTCCTTCGACCTGGGCCGGGTGCACTATGTGGTGCTCGACGACATCTACTACAAAAACGACGACCTGCCCGGGCGGCGGCGCACGGGCATTGCCGGCGCACGCAACTACGAGGCCCTGGTCACCGACTATCAGCTCAAGTGGCTGCGCCAGGACCTGGCGCTCGTCGACAAGTCGACGCCCGTCATCGTGTGCCAGCACATTCCGGCCTGGCACTTCGATCACAACCGCCAGCCCGTGGCCACTATCAAAAACATCGACGCGCTTGCCGCCTGCTTCAAGGGCTTCAAGCGCGTGCACGTGCTCACCGGCCACACCCACGTGAACCGCAACGTGCACCCGGCAGCCTTCAAGACCGACACGACCAGCATGTGGGAGCACAACATAGCCGCCGTGTGTGCCACCTGGTGGTGGACCGGGCAACTCTCGGGCCGCGAGATGTGCACCGACGGGTCGCCGGCCGGCTACAGCAAGTGGACCATTGCGGGCGACTCGCTGCAGTGGCAATATGCCTCGATACAAGACGAGAGCAACCCGCAATGCAGCCTGTGGGACATGAACCAGGTGAACCGCTTCATGCACAGCGACAGCGACGTGCTCGCGATGAAAGCCTTGAGCGCCAAAGTGCCCAATTGGGACAACTGGGAGCCCAACACGGTGCTGGTCAACGTGTATGCCTGCGACGACGACTGGAGCATCGAGGCCACCGAAGACGGCCGCCCGCTGCCCGTGACACCCGTGCGCAGCGCTGCACCCGGCCACTTCCTGGCCTATGCCCTGCCCTATTTCAAAAAGCACCACAAGGTGCCGGGCGACAACATGGGCCTGCCCACCTTCCACATCTTCAAGGTGCAGGCCGCCACGCCCGACCACGAGGTCAGCATCACCGTGCGCGACAGCTTCGGGCGCGTCTACAGGCGCACCCTCGCCCGCCCCGCTGCGTTCAAGCTATAA
- a CDS encoding phosphoribosyltransferase — MEEVTIKGLTFVPYLKEEEILKQVKRVASEIRRDLEPGDAPIFLCVLNGAFVFAADVFREVDVPESEITFIRFKSYEGTQSTGVVKQVMGLTESLEGRTVIIIEDIVDTGVTAQQLRATLKEQNPKSVKMATLLFKPQSLTTGQVPEYVGFEIPSKFIIGYGLDLDGQARGLRDIWVLKDKEK; from the coding sequence ATGGAAGAAGTCACAATCAAGGGCCTTACCTTTGTACCTTATCTTAAAGAAGAAGAGATTCTCAAGCAAGTGAAGCGCGTGGCAAGCGAGATACGCCGCGACCTCGAGCCGGGAGACGCACCCATCTTTCTGTGCGTGCTCAACGGTGCATTTGTCTTTGCAGCCGATGTTTTCAGAGAGGTCGACGTGCCTGAGAGCGAGATCACCTTTATACGCTTCAAGTCCTACGAGGGCACGCAATCGACCGGCGTGGTCAAGCAGGTGATGGGGCTCACCGAGAGCCTTGAGGGCCGCACGGTGATCATCATCGAGGACATTGTCGACACCGGCGTCACTGCCCAGCAGCTGCGGGCCACCCTCAAGGAGCAGAACCCAAAATCGGTGAAGATGGCCACCCTGCTCTTCAAGCCACAGTCGCTCACCACAGGGCAGGTGCCCGAGTATGTGGGCTTTGAGATTCCGTCGAAGTTTATCATAGGCTACGGTCTCGACCTCGACGGCCAGGCTCGCGGCCTGCGCGACATATGGGTGCTCAAAGACAAGGAGAAATAA